The Peptococcaceae bacterium 1198_IL3148 nucleotide sequence GTCAAGATCACCGGTGTCTAGCCCTTGCTTGGTGCCATGCCACTTCATCATGCCCCGTCTTAAAACAAATTCAATGGCAATGGGCCATTGGGTATAACCGGTGGATGTCCACTGATAGATGCGACCGGATTTTTGCGGTTCAACACAA carries:
- a CDS encoding pyruvate formate lyase family protein; translated protein: CVEPQKSGRIYQWTSTGYTQWPIAIEFVLRRGMMKWHGTKQGLDTGDLDNFKTYEEFDAAVKQQIEHIIRLSAIGTVISQRVHRDLAPKPLLSLLV